Proteins from a single region of Hydra vulgaris chromosome 12, alternate assembly HydraT2T_AEP:
- the LOC100205569 gene encoding extracellular signal-regulated kinase 2 isoform X2: protein MSSDIDNHILQKYEIKKRLGKGAYGIVWKGIDRRTGDVVAVKKIFDAFRNQTDAQRTFREICFLQEFGSHENVIKLLNVIKADNDKDIYLVFEFMDTDLHNVIKKGNILKDVHKRYIMYQLLKAMKYIHSGNVIHRDLKPSNVLLDRECFIKICDFGLARSVQCLTLEHGDPTLTDYVATRWYRAPEILLASSKYTKGVDMWSMGCILGEILLGKPLFPGSSTLNQIEKILTVIPPLTREDIDSIKSSYSSSLLEKTAVRSRKSLNDLFPDSPDDALDLLNKLLQFNPDKRITAEEALSHPYLSKFHNPSQELELTYDVVPPVDDDVQLSVAEYRTKLYESILQKKLDIRRQRRVQLSDSKPETLNENEDEKPPAELGNLSVPVVGTPPQNYQPRVKSAPNNKKEPKTSPTHDSSMFQANHSRPISAHYNKFASNNILTRTKSNEQSKVISSPVMSRQGSSPAKAENQQNVTRTGVKKLSQQEPSSLKMASYTQSHATVSKSTLNAIQGMSIK, encoded by the exons ATGAGTTCGGATATCGACAATCATATActtcaaaaatatgaaataaagaaACGTTTAGGAAAAGGt gCATATGGCATAGTATGGAAAGGAATAGATAGAAGAACTGGTGATGTTGTTGCTGTGAAGAAAATTTTTGATGCATTTAGAAACCAAACTGATGCACAA AGAACTTTCCGAGAGATTTGCTTTTTgcag gaaTTCGGAAGTCATGAGAATGTTATTAAATTACTAAATGTTATTAAAGCAGACAATGATAAAGATATATATCTTGTCTTTGAATTTATGG ACACTGATCTTCacaatgtaattaaaaaaggaaacattttaaaagatgtACATAAACGTTATATAATGTATCAG ctgtTAAAAGCAATGAAGTATATACATTCTGGAAATGTAATCCATCGAGATTTaaag CCTAGCAATGTCTTATTGGATCGTGAGTGTTTTATAAAg ATATGTGATTTTGGATTAGCTCGATCAGTGCAATGTCTTACATTAGAACATGGCGATCCTACTTTAACCGATTATGTTGCTACTCGTTGGTATCGAGCTCCTGAAATTTTACTTGCATCTTCAAA GTATACAAAAGGTGTTGATATGTGGTCAATGGGATGCATACTTGGAGAAATTTTGCTAg gtaAACCATTATTTCCTGGTTCTTCAACATTGAATCAAATTGAAAAGATTCTGACGGTTATACCTCCACTTACTAGAGAAG atATTGATAGCATTAAATCGTCATACAGTTCTTCATTATTGGAAAAAACTGCTGTACGTTCTAGAAAATCACTTAATGACCTCTTTCCTGATTCTCCAGATGATGCACTTGATCTTCTGAATAAGTTGCTTCAATTTAACCCTGACAAAAGAATTACAGCAGAAGAAGCTCTCTCTCATccttatttatcaaagtttCATAACCCTTCACAGGAATTAGAACTAACATATGATGTTGTTCCTCCTGTTGATGATGATGTTCAGCTTTCAGTTGCTGAATATAGGACAAAGCTTTATGAG AGTATCTTGCAAAAAAAACTGGATATACGTAGACAACGTAGGGTACAACTTAGTGATTCTAAACCTGAAACATTAAATGAGAATGAGGATGAAAAACCTCCTGCTGAGTTAGGAAACTTGTCAGTTCCAGTTGTTGGTACTCCGCCTCAAAACTATCAACCTCGTGTAAAGTCTGctccaaataataaaaaagagccTAAAACCTCTCCTaca catGATTCAAGTATGTTTCAAGCAAATCATTCCAGACCAATTTCTGCACATTATAACAAATTTGCAAGTAATAATATACTTACTCGAACAAAATCTAATGAGCAATCAAAAGTAATCAGCTCTCCtgtt atgtccCGTCAAGGTTCTTCACCTGCCAAAGCAGAAAATCAACAAAACGTTACTCGCACTGGGGTTAAAAAGTTATCTCAACAAGAACCTTCAAGTCTTAAAATGGCTAGTTATACTCAAAGTCATGCTACAGTTTCAAAAAGTACTTTAAATGCTATTCAGGGGATGTCAATCAAATAA